Proteins encoded within one genomic window of Bermanella sp. WJH001:
- a CDS encoding TolC family protein, producing the protein MHRTTLNRYCTSCVWLAFLLFNLSIAANADTALTLKEALTRTLAKNPQLYQYTFIQEATRAQRQTSALRPALELELAAENFAGSNNNKGFDSAETTLALSSVIELGGKREARLSFADARIIQAEWEKKATTLDVLGELTASYIESLATQANIQLAEESLALSQSLLKTVNTRSNKGATPEAEVMRAQAAVARAEIRLAALVERLERQKVRLARFWGDTTPTFSALEGSLFENETSEEFDQLYARVKTSPAIQVLASEARIKDAEVALARTGGRSDLTWRAGIRRFEETGDSAFTAGLSIPLFSKKRNSGEVKTALANRNAVDYARQDLLLRLHAQLFEAYSLRRQSIAAVNKTENEIIPALENALKLTRKAYENGRYRYLDLIAAQEELLATKQARIDAASTALISQALIEKLSSEALNQ; encoded by the coding sequence ATGCATCGCACCACTTTAAACAGGTATTGCACCTCCTGCGTATGGCTTGCGTTTTTACTTTTCAATTTAAGTATTGCTGCCAATGCAGACACCGCACTAACCTTAAAAGAAGCGCTAACCCGTACGTTAGCGAAAAACCCACAGCTTTATCAATATACCTTTATTCAAGAAGCAACAAGAGCACAACGACAAACCAGTGCCTTGCGACCGGCGCTAGAATTAGAACTGGCGGCTGAAAACTTTGCAGGATCAAATAACAACAAGGGATTTGATTCTGCGGAAACCACTCTGGCTTTGTCTTCAGTTATTGAGCTAGGAGGAAAACGCGAAGCTCGCCTTTCTTTCGCTGACGCAAGAATAATTCAAGCCGAATGGGAAAAGAAAGCCACTACACTGGATGTGCTCGGTGAACTGACGGCGAGTTATATTGAAAGTTTGGCAACCCAAGCCAACATTCAGCTAGCGGAAGAATCTTTGGCACTATCTCAATCATTACTAAAAACGGTTAATACGCGTTCCAACAAAGGGGCAACACCCGAAGCTGAAGTCATGCGCGCTCAAGCGGCAGTTGCCCGCGCTGAGATCCGCCTTGCTGCGTTAGTGGAGCGACTGGAGCGTCAGAAAGTGCGGCTTGCGCGTTTTTGGGGAGATACCACACCGACCTTTAGCGCCTTAGAGGGATCCCTATTTGAGAATGAGACAAGCGAAGAGTTTGATCAATTGTATGCACGAGTAAAGACATCACCAGCCATTCAGGTGCTTGCGAGTGAAGCGAGAATCAAAGACGCAGAAGTTGCGCTGGCACGCACTGGTGGTCGGAGTGATCTAACTTGGCGTGCGGGTATTCGGCGCTTTGAGGAAACTGGTGATTCAGCATTCACCGCAGGGCTCTCCATTCCGTTATTTTCCAAAAAACGAAACAGCGGCGAAGTTAAGACTGCCCTGGCAAACCGCAATGCTGTGGATTATGCCCGGCAGGATCTTCTTTTGCGTTTGCATGCCCAGCTTTTTGAAGCGTATTCACTCCGACGGCAGAGCATCGCGGCCGTGAATAAAACCGAAAATGAGATCATTCCAGCGCTCGAAAACGCGCTCAAACTCACACGAAAAGCCTACGAAAATGGCCGTTATCGATATCTTGATTTAATTGCTGCTCAAGAAGAATTGCTTGCTACTAAGCAAGCACGTATCGATGCAGCATCGACAGCTCTCATTAGTCAAGCGCTGATAGAAAAGCTGTCCAGTGAAGCCCTTAATCAATAA
- a CDS encoding CZB domain-containing protein — translation MEAAKELANALFESVDYLEVITFYVGDTQYATPVSEVRYIEQDKRKTTRIEVNAKLGAEVTTYQGKPVPIYDFAQLMGCEAEYLKNIELLQILDNREKDHVAWMTDLEHSLMTDEPFNKARDPNQCEFGKWYKTFHPQDELLADIMKDFDEPHKRIHGLADELLNLKDEGGLDKALAKLEYEKTRTMAKLLGLFKASKERLENITRPILLYINTGKKMIAVRLNAISDIVTYYRNDYTTQLDVDDNKDIINLSFVAGYLENKDNQPPCVLLDWRMFNR, via the coding sequence ATGGAAGCCGCTAAAGAACTTGCTAATGCACTATTTGAGTCAGTGGACTATTTAGAAGTCATCACCTTTTATGTGGGCGATACTCAATATGCAACCCCTGTCAGTGAAGTTCGATACATCGAGCAGGACAAACGAAAAACAACTCGCATAGAAGTTAACGCTAAATTAGGCGCTGAAGTTACAACTTATCAGGGCAAGCCTGTACCTATTTATGATTTTGCTCAACTTATGGGCTGCGAAGCTGAATACCTTAAAAATATCGAACTCTTGCAAATCCTAGATAACCGAGAAAAAGACCATGTGGCTTGGATGACTGATCTTGAACACTCATTAATGACAGATGAGCCATTTAATAAAGCTAGAGACCCAAATCAATGTGAATTCGGTAAATGGTATAAAACGTTTCATCCTCAGGATGAGCTACTGGCTGACATTATGAAAGACTTTGATGAGCCACACAAAAGAATACATGGTTTAGCGGATGAGTTGCTTAACCTCAAAGATGAAGGCGGCTTAGATAAAGCCCTTGCCAAACTTGAATATGAAAAAACAAGAACCATGGCCAAGCTATTAGGGCTATTTAAGGCCTCTAAAGAACGACTAGAAAATATTACGCGCCCTATCTTGCTATATATAAACACCGGCAAAAAAATGATCGCCGTCAGATTAAACGCCATCAGTGATATTGTGACATATTATCGAAATGACTATACCACCCAGCTTGATGTTGATGATAATAAAGACATTATTAATTTAAGTTTTGTAGCTGGTTATCTTGAAAATAAAGACAACCAGCCACCCTGCGTATTGCTAGATTGGCGGATGTTTAACCGCTAG
- the gspL gene encoding type II secretion system protein GspL translates to MKLHLLNDQSQSLQQFDGQGVVPADSAEPISCLVINGTRCQVLGAQMPVKQARQIIKALPFALEEQLANEIDNNHIHYIGREGALAYALVIERDVISHISTQYNPDSVQYLPLLLPQIEQGVCVCILNDVANIRISKFEAMSVSPDILSHVLENLKTEAHGIVEFYDLDNAHSLLPLEIENLGFEVQQPDPSQLIKAIQGASVSYQWNLLSGEFAKKKVVTSTKQSKLKTPLMIAAALLATVFFAQLIQMKQYQQMSALVSDASKSFYEALFPGESVRSIRRQFKDKLDEAGGGPVSSAGFVSLLASVTTDINPSNVEWDAVRFTRSKNELEINLIVENIAQLDTIKQQLSANGLVVDITSATNTGKRIKGVLKVSKNG, encoded by the coding sequence ATGAAATTACATCTATTAAATGACCAGTCACAAAGCCTTCAGCAATTTGATGGGCAGGGGGTTGTACCTGCTGATAGTGCCGAACCAATTAGCTGCCTAGTTATCAATGGTACGCGCTGTCAGGTATTAGGGGCTCAAATGCCTGTAAAACAGGCTAGACAGATCATAAAAGCGCTACCGTTTGCACTTGAAGAGCAACTTGCAAATGAGATTGATAATAATCATATCCATTATATTGGGCGAGAAGGCGCACTAGCATATGCGCTCGTCATCGAGCGCGATGTAATCTCGCACATTAGCACTCAATATAACCCTGATTCCGTTCAGTATTTACCGCTTTTATTGCCCCAGATAGAACAAGGTGTGTGTGTTTGTATTTTGAATGATGTTGCAAATATTCGCATTTCGAAATTTGAAGCGATGAGTGTCTCCCCTGATATTTTAAGCCATGTTCTTGAAAATTTAAAAACTGAAGCACATGGCATAGTGGAGTTTTATGATCTCGATAATGCCCATTCTTTATTACCCTTGGAGATTGAAAATCTTGGTTTTGAAGTTCAGCAGCCCGATCCTAGTCAGCTAATAAAAGCCATCCAAGGTGCGTCAGTTAGTTATCAGTGGAATTTATTATCAGGGGAGTTTGCAAAGAAAAAAGTTGTTACGTCAACGAAACAATCAAAACTGAAAACCCCATTGATGATTGCAGCTGCATTGCTTGCTACTGTGTTTTTTGCACAGCTTATTCAAATGAAACAATATCAGCAGATGTCTGCTTTGGTGTCTGACGCTTCGAAATCTTTTTATGAGGCTTTGTTTCCAGGCGAATCAGTGCGCAGTATTCGTCGACAATTCAAAGACAAGCTTGATGAAGCTGGTGGTGGCCCAGTTAGCAGCGCTGGTTTTGTATCTTTACTGGCCAGTGTCACAACTGATATTAATCCAAGCAATGTTGAGTGGGATGCTGTTCGTTTTACCCGCTCAAAGAATGAACTTGAGATTAATCTTATTGTGGAAAACATTGCACAGCTAGACACCATAAAACAACAATTGAGTGCAAATGGGTTGGTGGTAGATATTACATCTGCAACCAATACAGGTAAGCGCATCAAAGGCGTATTAAAGGTTAGTAAAAATGGCTAA
- a CDS encoding cation transporter, with the protein MTEDSKACDCEGSHGASFKCKSKPMGNDQAEISHLSVFDVPKMDCPSEENLIRTAFTSLGEALTFEFDIPNRRVRVYHPGIGEEIERTMVSVGLGASLISIESVDREATHAARETAISNELREARVLRWLLGINAVMFVLELSVGIIAQSTGLIADSLDMFADAAVYGVSLYVVGKAAKLKLKAAHFSGWLQVTLALGVLLEVGRRFLYGGEPASILMMSLGAVALIANIACLLIIFKSRDQGAHMKASWIFSANDVLANVGVIAAGVLVAVTNSQIPDLVIGTMIGLVVLNGARRILLLK; encoded by the coding sequence ATGACTGAAGATTCTAAAGCATGTGACTGCGAAGGCAGTCATGGAGCGTCATTTAAATGCAAATCGAAACCTATGGGTAATGATCAGGCTGAGATAAGCCACTTGAGTGTGTTTGACGTTCCGAAAATGGACTGCCCGTCGGAAGAGAATCTGATACGTACGGCTTTTACTAGTCTTGGTGAAGCACTCACCTTTGAATTTGACATACCCAACCGCAGAGTGCGTGTATATCATCCAGGTATTGGGGAGGAAATAGAAAGAACTATGGTGTCTGTCGGGCTTGGAGCAAGTTTGATCTCGATTGAGTCGGTCGATCGAGAAGCTACTCACGCTGCCCGGGAAACTGCAATATCAAATGAGCTGCGCGAAGCACGAGTGCTTCGGTGGTTACTGGGTATTAATGCAGTCATGTTTGTACTCGAACTTAGCGTGGGCATTATTGCTCAATCCACAGGACTTATTGCTGATTCACTGGATATGTTTGCTGATGCAGCTGTTTACGGTGTGTCCTTATATGTGGTTGGTAAAGCTGCCAAACTTAAGCTTAAAGCAGCCCATTTCTCTGGTTGGTTACAAGTCACGCTGGCACTTGGTGTGCTATTAGAGGTGGGTAGGCGTTTCTTATATGGAGGTGAACCCGCCTCAATTCTCATGATGAGCCTAGGTGCAGTGGCACTAATAGCGAATATTGCCTGCCTATTAATAATATTCAAGTCACGAGACCAAGGGGCTCATATGAAAGCGAGCTGGATATTCTCCGCGAATGACGTTTTGGCTAATGTGGGTGTCATTGCGGCCGGAGTATTGGTGGCTGTGACCAACTCTCAAATTCCTGACTTGGTAATTGGAACTATGATTGGATTAGTCGTCTTAAACGGCGCCCGACGTATCCTTTTGTTAAAATAA
- the gspK gene encoding type II secretion system minor pseudopilin GspK, with amino-acid sequence MRLHSHNKQSGLALITVLFIFALVSLLAIAMQQRQSMDIAQASVTFTQTQAQLLMLSAEDIAKAGLSFDLQRDINASEEWDTASELWNQPFPTQLDGANIFVTIRDLQGLFNLNSLSPNASNADAALARFQRLLVEIDPQISTSIATNVKEWLTPGNSNNFDYQNFSPAYRAAEIEFTHPSELKLVKDVDIATYQKIEPYITALPMLTPLNVNTTTDKVLSSWDPMLTMSDSTKLLEQIHSGKCGFDRNNKVYKDVSEFWQTTEIEKVANEKTNPSGAWDQGDFSVKSQYFSVFIRIEFNDRDLVSESIIRRKPSSNGSSGFIGVIYRDLSRTVNDIDRLKIVNC; translated from the coding sequence ATGCGTTTACACAGCCATAACAAACAATCAGGCCTTGCTCTGATAACAGTGCTCTTTATATTTGCCTTGGTTTCTTTGCTGGCAATTGCCATGCAGCAGCGCCAGTCAATGGATATCGCACAAGCGTCTGTTACCTTTACACAAACGCAAGCACAATTATTAATGCTAAGTGCCGAAGATATAGCTAAGGCAGGTCTGTCATTTGATTTGCAACGAGATATAAATGCCAGTGAAGAGTGGGATACAGCCTCTGAGTTATGGAATCAGCCATTTCCAACGCAATTAGATGGTGCCAATATCTTTGTGACCATTAGGGATCTGCAGGGGCTTTTTAATCTTAATTCCTTGTCACCTAATGCATCAAATGCGGATGCTGCGCTTGCAAGGTTTCAGCGTTTGTTAGTTGAAATTGACCCTCAAATTAGTACTTCAATTGCTACTAATGTTAAGGAGTGGCTAACCCCTGGCAATAGTAATAACTTTGATTACCAAAATTTCTCTCCTGCTTATCGTGCAGCAGAGATAGAGTTTACTCATCCTTCTGAGTTGAAATTGGTAAAAGATGTCGATATTGCCACATACCAAAAAATAGAGCCCTACATAACAGCACTTCCTATGCTGACACCTTTAAATGTTAATACAACAACAGACAAGGTTTTATCTAGCTGGGATCCGATGTTAACCATGTCCGATAGCACAAAGTTGCTCGAGCAAATACATTCCGGCAAATGTGGCTTTGATAGAAACAATAAAGTTTATAAGGATGTGTCTGAATTTTGGCAAACAACGGAAATTGAAAAGGTTGCCAATGAAAAAACAAACCCCAGTGGCGCATGGGATCAGGGTGACTTCAGTGTCAAAAGCCAGTATTTTAGTGTATTCATCAGAATAGAATTTAATGATCGAGACTTGGTAAGTGAAAGCATTATCCGTAGAAAACCAAGCTCAAATGGTAGTAGTGGCTTTATTGGCGTTATTTACCGTGACTTATCCAGAACGGTCAATGATATTGATCGTCTTAAAATTGTAAATTGCTAA
- the gorA gene encoding glutathione-disulfide reductase has translation MSDFQFDLFVIGAGSAGVRASRMAAGLGKKVAVAESRYLGGTCVNVGCVPKKLFVYASEFPHMAQEAKGYGLDVSIENFDWPTLRDNKTKEIERLNGIYQKLLGNSGVETIIGHAKLVDEHHVSVNDVVYSADKILLATGGWPTLPDIPGKEYCINSNDFFYLDSFPKHAVVVGSGYIAVEFAGILNGLGCDTSIASRSGKLLRGFDESTREFAQVEILKKGIQLIAQQPTEIIKNTHGYTVKFASGKTVSTELVICATGRSPNLENLGIDEVGVKLDDKGFILVNPQYQTNVDSIYAMGDLIDTPQLTPVALAEAMTFLKQQYHGQQAILDYDNIATAVFSQPNLATVGMSQEKAIAQGFDVKVFESDFRALKLTMTNSTERTYMKLVVDAKSDKVLGAHMVGEHSAEIMQGIAIAIKAGATKAVFDETIGIHPSSAEEFVTMRTPSN, from the coding sequence ATGAGTGACTTTCAATTTGATCTTTTTGTTATAGGTGCCGGTTCTGCCGGTGTGCGAGCCAGTCGCATGGCTGCAGGCTTGGGTAAAAAAGTCGCAGTAGCTGAGTCTCGTTATCTTGGTGGCACTTGTGTAAATGTTGGTTGTGTACCTAAAAAGCTCTTTGTTTATGCCAGTGAATTCCCTCATATGGCACAAGAGGCTAAAGGTTATGGCCTGGATGTTTCAATCGAGAACTTTGATTGGCCGACACTAAGAGATAATAAGACAAAAGAAATAGAGCGCCTTAATGGTATCTATCAAAAGCTATTAGGCAACTCAGGTGTGGAAACCATAATAGGTCATGCCAAGCTTGTAGATGAGCACCATGTTAGTGTTAATGATGTAGTTTACTCTGCTGATAAGATTTTATTGGCAACAGGCGGCTGGCCTACGTTGCCGGATATTCCTGGTAAAGAATATTGTATTAATTCGAATGACTTCTTTTATCTTGATAGTTTCCCTAAGCATGCGGTGGTGGTGGGTAGCGGCTATATTGCAGTAGAGTTTGCAGGTATTTTAAATGGCTTGGGTTGTGATACATCTATCGCCTCACGCTCAGGTAAACTGTTACGTGGATTTGATGAGAGTACACGTGAATTTGCACAAGTAGAAATCCTTAAAAAGGGTATTCAGTTAATTGCACAACAGCCAACAGAGATCATTAAAAATACTCATGGCTATACTGTTAAATTTGCCAGCGGCAAAACTGTAAGCACAGAGTTGGTAATTTGTGCGACCGGTCGATCACCTAACTTAGAAAATCTTGGTATAGATGAAGTGGGAGTGAAATTAGACGACAAGGGGTTTATTTTAGTGAATCCGCAATACCAGACCAATGTTGACAGTATTTACGCCATGGGAGATTTAATTGATACGCCTCAGTTAACGCCGGTTGCGCTAGCTGAGGCTATGACTTTTCTTAAGCAGCAATACCATGGGCAACAAGCAATATTAGATTACGACAACATTGCCACGGCCGTGTTTAGTCAACCAAATCTTGCAACTGTGGGTATGTCTCAAGAAAAAGCCATTGCACAAGGTTTTGATGTTAAGGTTTTTGAAAGTGATTTTAGAGCGTTAAAATTAACCATGACCAATTCAACCGAGCGCACTTATATGAAGCTTGTTGTTGACGCAAAATCAGATAAGGTTTTAGGCGCGCACATGGTAGGTGAACATTCTGCAGAGATTATGCAAGGTATTGCCATCGCCATAAAAGCGGGCGCCACTAAAGCAGTCTTTGATGAAACCATTGGAATACACCCAAGCTCTGCAGAAGAGTTTGTTACAATGCGAACACCTTCCAACTAG
- the cadR gene encoding Cd(II)/Pb(II)-responsive transcriptional regulator — translation MKIGELAKRSGCSVQAIRHYEKEGLISPPNRTEGNFRVYNSDALEKLIFIKNCRGLDLALDEIKQLISLQFSPSIPCEAVNEMVDMHLYAIKSRIADLQKLHDTLKQLRLKCGSARSVEQCGILAELSSITDS, via the coding sequence ATGAAAATAGGTGAATTAGCAAAACGCAGTGGCTGTTCTGTACAAGCAATTCGTCACTACGAAAAAGAGGGGTTAATTTCACCACCTAATCGTACCGAAGGGAATTTTCGAGTTTACAACTCAGATGCACTAGAAAAACTAATTTTTATTAAGAATTGCCGTGGACTGGACTTGGCATTAGATGAAATTAAACAATTAATTTCTTTGCAATTTTCACCATCCATACCTTGTGAAGCAGTCAATGAAATGGTCGATATGCACTTATACGCTATTAAGTCACGCATTGCAGACCTGCAAAAACTTCACGATACCTTAAAGCAGTTACGCCTTAAATGTGGAAGTGCTAGGTCTGTCGAACAGTGTGGTATTTTGGCTGAATTATCGTCTATTACTGATTCTTAG
- a CDS encoding tyrosine-type recombinase/integrase encodes MRVEKLNHPVLNRVTYRAYLDGLPVKHVNKFLSHLDKRDFAPNTVKSYAHDLSQYFRYLNKKSLDWKHSDIEVITSFIAFYKHSKADSLSVLPTELGQARSISTINRALASISAFYRYKLNIGELGQSIALEAISTNVSKNPKVKEFLSFASASRPQSVSRELKPFRRAKPVKRKVKTIPEDVQLKLIEFCANSRDRLLICLLLETGMRVGQALQLRHSDIESWDSKLTIFYRLDNSNEVYSKTRTSYEVVITDKWANMYTNYLLNEIGDIESDYVFTKLYRKDGGNRGEPLSYPSVKFLFKRFSNSIGCNITPHMLRHTHATELLRQKVPIEIVSKRLGHSSIETTKNIYEHLTAEDMKNTIFGSKEGIEK; translated from the coding sequence ATGCGTGTAGAAAAGCTTAATCATCCAGTCTTAAATCGAGTTACTTATAGGGCTTATTTGGATGGCTTACCTGTTAAGCATGTTAATAAATTCTTATCTCATTTGGATAAAAGAGACTTTGCTCCCAATACAGTTAAGTCTTATGCGCATGACTTATCGCAATACTTTCGTTATCTGAACAAGAAAAGCTTAGATTGGAAGCACTCTGATATAGAAGTAATAACCAGCTTTATAGCGTTTTATAAACACTCAAAAGCTGACTCTCTATCGGTACTCCCAACAGAATTAGGCCAGGCTAGGTCCATAAGTACCATTAATAGAGCCCTAGCTTCGATCTCAGCTTTTTATCGATATAAGTTGAATATTGGTGAATTAGGTCAGTCAATTGCGCTAGAAGCTATATCAACAAATGTCTCAAAAAACCCAAAAGTTAAGGAGTTTTTGTCATTTGCCTCTGCATCTAGACCTCAATCGGTTTCTAGAGAATTAAAACCATTTCGTAGAGCTAAACCAGTAAAACGTAAAGTAAAAACAATACCTGAAGACGTACAACTAAAGCTCATAGAGTTTTGTGCAAACAGCAGAGACCGACTATTGATTTGCTTGCTGCTTGAAACAGGCATGCGTGTAGGCCAAGCATTACAGTTAAGACATTCAGATATTGAGAGCTGGGATTCAAAACTAACAATATTTTATAGGCTAGATAATTCAAATGAAGTTTATTCAAAAACTAGAACCTCGTATGAAGTTGTGATTACAGATAAATGGGCAAATATGTATACAAATTATTTGCTTAACGAAATAGGTGATATTGAATCAGACTATGTATTTACAAAGTTATATAGAAAAGATGGTGGAAATCGAGGTGAACCGCTCTCCTACCCTTCTGTAAAATTTCTGTTTAAGCGGTTTTCAAATTCAATAGGCTGTAACATTACCCCACACATGTTAAGACATACGCATGCCACTGAACTTTTACGCCAAAAAGTGCCGATTGAAATTGTTTCAAAAAGACTAGGGCATTCTTCAATTGAGACAACAAAAAATATCTATGAACATTTAACAGCTGAAGATATGAAAAATACAATTTTTGGAAGTAAAGAAGGCATTGAGAAATGA
- a CDS encoding DUF6262 family protein: protein MTDNSKHLIAHKKNESVKKIEAVREAVSYMLYSSEEINLNKVAKKARVSRTFIYSNKELRELIDSSREPSKVKAERKRISSGQARSDESKLAIINNLKRRLSELTKELDRVKSDNAKLRSYISEIED, encoded by the coding sequence ATGACTGATAATTCAAAGCACTTAATTGCTCATAAAAAAAACGAGTCTGTGAAGAAAATAGAGGCTGTTCGAGAGGCTGTATCTTATATGCTTTACTCCTCTGAAGAAATAAACTTAAACAAAGTAGCAAAAAAAGCCCGCGTATCTAGGACTTTTATATACAGCAATAAAGAGTTAAGAGAGTTAATAGATAGCAGTAGAGAGCCATCTAAAGTAAAAGCAGAAAGAAAACGAATTTCATCTGGCCAGGCGCGTTCAGATGAAAGCAAATTAGCCATTATAAATAACTTAAAGCGAAGACTATCTGAGCTGACTAAAGAGCTAGATAGAGTTAAGTCTGATAATGCCAAATTAAGAAGCTATATTTCGGAAATTGAGGACTGA
- a CDS encoding type II secretion system protein M — MANSIDNLKANLRLQLHNSSIYKSANNWYGQLARKDQLIVKILLILVLIALVFAWVWQPVISGKEKAERKFNAEMSFHEKMKENAYLFSNSGQTISEGGASILTTVNSTAKVKNIQLKRFEPDGKTGLRIWLDQVNFNALIDWLELLETTRGIKVEQISIDRVNSGIVNARAVLQL, encoded by the coding sequence ATGGCTAATTCGATCGACAACTTAAAAGCAAATCTACGTCTTCAGTTGCACAACAGTAGTATCTATAAATCGGCTAATAACTGGTATGGTCAGCTTGCCAGAAAAGATCAATTGATCGTAAAAATATTACTTATACTTGTATTAATTGCGCTTGTTTTTGCTTGGGTCTGGCAACCGGTAATATCAGGCAAAGAAAAAGCAGAACGTAAATTTAATGCCGAGATGAGCTTTCATGAAAAAATGAAAGAGAATGCATATTTATTTTCAAATTCTGGTCAAACAATCAGTGAGGGCGGGGCTTCTATTCTGACTACGGTAAACAGCACCGCTAAAGTTAAAAATATACAGTTAAAGCGTTTTGAGCCTGATGGTAAAACAGGCTTAAGGATTTGGCTAGATCAGGTTAATTTTAACGCCTTAATTGATTGGCTTGAGCTACTTGAGACTACAAGAGGTATTAAGGTTGAACAAATTTCAATTGATAGGGTCAACTCAGGCATAGTCAATGCTAGGGCGGTTTTACAATTATGA
- a CDS encoding site-specific integrase translates to MKTNSKLKVISKSPIFQEDVWSFEDLGYKEDERPSGQNNLTLYGISQPWLRDRFKEVIWRKRVSVQAYTIVSYARVGRSLSAFIDAEYDRSSIQIITKDLMQRYMDSISDKSHATRSSTYSQLNEITTCWMQWGLLSKDKYPLITKDMAPRRRPASKPKGLSFKVQNDLDGYLETEDTEATRMLKVIMETGMRGSELITLKKDCLTQDNDGDWYLTRLNRKFLKEHTIPISHKLADLVKNQITYNEEYCGNRNIPNPSNYLFGHKINGEFKTYSLRTINTRLKKITESLKLTNELGIKQEISTHAFRHTVGTNLINNGVDMITVQNFLGHETPMMTAVYAQLHNKTMRTAINKAQNQLIDIKGKFYSGIDVIQEVEVIESDSTPIEAKWLKHQLATQALPNGICALPIKQTCPHANACLTCTSFRTDKTFIDVHRQQLRTAKYLVDESKAKNYTRQYDLNIQVRDNLITIIDGLEAVND, encoded by the coding sequence ATGAAAACCAACTCAAAGTTAAAAGTGATTTCGAAAAGCCCTATCTTTCAAGAAGATGTTTGGAGTTTCGAAGATCTTGGCTATAAAGAAGATGAACGCCCTAGCGGGCAAAATAATCTTACACTCTACGGAATAAGCCAGCCATGGCTAAGGGATAGATTTAAAGAAGTAATTTGGCGAAAACGGGTATCTGTTCAGGCTTATACAATCGTATCCTATGCGAGAGTCGGCAGAAGTCTTAGTGCATTTATAGATGCTGAATATGACCGTTCCTCTATTCAAATAATCACAAAAGATCTAATGCAGCGGTATATGGATAGCATATCAGATAAATCCCATGCAACTCGTAGTAGTACATATTCACAATTAAATGAGATTACCACCTGTTGGATGCAATGGGGTTTATTATCAAAGGATAAGTACCCTTTGATAACAAAAGATATGGCACCAAGGCGCCGGCCAGCTTCAAAACCTAAAGGCTTGAGTTTTAAAGTACAAAATGATTTAGATGGTTATTTGGAAACTGAAGATACTGAAGCAACTAGAATGCTAAAAGTCATTATGGAAACTGGTATGCGTGGTAGTGAACTTATTACTCTAAAGAAGGACTGTTTAACTCAGGACAATGATGGAGATTGGTATCTAACTAGATTGAATCGAAAGTTTTTGAAAGAGCACACAATTCCTATTAGTCATAAGTTAGCCGATTTGGTGAAGAATCAAATTACTTACAATGAAGAATACTGTGGAAATAGGAATATTCCGAACCCAAGTAACTATCTGTTTGGTCATAAGATAAATGGTGAGTTTAAGACCTATTCCCTAAGAACAATTAATACTCGCTTAAAGAAAATCACAGAAAGTCTAAAACTTACAAATGAATTAGGTATCAAACAAGAAATCAGCACTCATGCTTTTCGACATACAGTTGGTACTAATCTAATAAATAATGGCGTGGATATGATTACGGTTCAGAATTTTCTTGGCCATGAAACACCAATGATGACAGCAGTTTATGCACAATTGCATAATAAAACGATGCGAACTGCAATAAACAAGGCCCAGAATCAATTAATCGATATTAAAGGCAAGTTTTACAGTGGGATTGATGTTATCCAAGAGGTTGAAGTGATTGAAAGTGACAGCACCCCTATTGAGGCTAAATGGTTGAAACATCAGCTAGCAACGCAGGCTTTACCCAATGGCATATGCGCCCTACCAATTAAGCAAACTTGTCCACATGCAAATGCTTGTCTAACATGTACAAGCTTTAGAACCGACAAGACTTTTATTGATGTTCATCGCCAGCAACTAAGGACTGCAAAGTACTTAGTGGATGAGTCGAAAGCGAAGAATTATACGCGACAATATGACTTAAACATCCAAGTTAGAGACAATTTAATTACGATTATAGATGGGCTGGAAGCAGTAAATGACTGA